The window CCGCAGCGCCATGGAAGGGACCGTCGGCGTCATAGGCATAGAGCAACAAATTGGCGTCGGGAACGATCACTCGCCATCCCCGCGCAGTCGGCGAGTGAGAGCGAGAAAGCGCTCTTCTTCGAGCTCACCGGCGAGGTCGCTCAAGCGGGCGGGATCGAGACCTGCCCGCAAACCCATCGGTCGGGCCTCGACGACGAAGGCGTCTTCGTCATCTCGCGGACCCCGCAAACCGCGACGCAGAGCGTCGTTGAGGGCCTGCTTGAAGCTCACCTTGCTCTGCGCCATCGTTTCCCGGAGACGCTGGGCGACATCTTCTTCGAGGGTCACGGTCGTTCTCATGATTGTCATCATGTCATCAAATTTACTGACCATCAAGTAATCACAGAGCGCGCGCGACTCCTCTCGATCCTGGTAAGGTGTTCTGGGGGCCATGGAGAGCAATCCATGCATCGTTCGAAGTTCCTTTCCGGTTTCGTTGTCGTTCTGACCCTCGGCCTGGCAGGCGGCGCGACCGCATCGGCCGAGCGCCTCGCCGTGCTCGATATCGATGGCATCGGCCACCAGCGCCTCGAGGACCTCAAACAAGAAGACGGAATTCGCTGGTGGGTAGAGCTCGATCAAGAGCTCTTGGTCGCCGTCGAGGGTGACGATCTGCGGGTGTCGAGCAAGGCGTCCTTCGACATCGAGGGGCCGCTGTTCCTGGTGCGCACCGGTCACGGCCACCAGCTCGACGACCTCGCCGGTACCCAGCGTCTGACCTCCGGCGGCGGCTGGGCGGTGGTCAGTGCCGCCGGTCGCGGCGAGTTGGAGGCTCATCTGCTCCATGAAGGCCACGCCGGCTGCGCCCGCCATCCGGGCGTTTTTCCACTTCGCCCCAACACGGTGCTCGCCCGCCAAGCCGCCAACGATCCACCGCGACTGGGAACGGTCTTCGATCCCGGCCTGCAAGACCTGGTCGATGAGGTCGATGCCGATCGCTGGTTCAACGATGCCTCGACCCTCGCTGCCTTCAACCGCTGGACCCGCGGTGGTGAGATCTTGCAGGCGCGGGACTGGCTGGTCGATCAGTTCGAGGCCGTCGCCGGTTTGGCTGTCACTACCGAAAGCTTCGCCGTCGGTGCCGACACCGGTTTCAACGTCATTGCGACTCTGCCGGGCACCAGCCAGCCAGACGACTGGCTGATCATCGGCGCCCACTACGATTCCGTCAGCCAGAACCCGAGCTCGGCCGCCCCCGGCGCCGAGGACAACGCCTCGGGCTGCTCCGGCGTGCTCCAACTGGCGCGCATCCTGAGCCGCCGCTCTCCCGCCGCGACGCTGATCTTCATCTGCTATGCGGGCGAAGAGCAGGGCCTCTTCGGCAGCACCGATCACGCCTCCAAGCTGGTCAACAGCGGCAACAACTCGAAGGTGCAGGGCGTCTTGATCATGGACATGATCGGCTTCACCGCCGACAGCGATCTCGACAGCCTGCTCGAGGCCAACAGCGGCAGCCAATCGTTGATCCAGCTCTTCGCCGACGCCGGCAATGCCTTCAGCGATCTCCGGATCGTGACCTCCCTGAACCCCTTCGGCTCAGACCACGTCCCCTACCTCAACCGCGGCATGAGAGCTCTGCTGGTGATCGAGAACGACTGGGACCAGTACCCCGGCTACCACCGCACCTCGGATTTGCCAGCCAACCTCGACCGCGACATGGGGGGCGAGACCCTCAAGATGAACGTCGCCGCCATCGCCCACCTCGCGGGAGTGAACGCGACCAGCACGACGATCTTCGAGGACGGCTTCGAGAGCGGCAACCTCGGCGCCTGGACCGAGAGTGCGCCCTAGGGCCAGCAGGGTTTGTAGGCAGGCCGTAGAGACGGCCGAAACGCTAGGCCGACTGCTGGAAGGCGAGCTGGGGATCTCGCCGGGCGCGCTCGAGATACTGCGTCAAGTCGGCCAGCAGGCCCGTGGTGACGGCCTCTTCTTGCGCCGCTTGCTGGAGTAGCAGCAGCGCCGCGAGCGCTTCGCGATGAACCGCCTGCACCTCGAAGATGCCGCGGATCTCCTCGGCGACCTCCACCACCTCACGCCGCCGACCTTGGCGCATCAGCACCGCCGCCAGCTCGAGGGAGACCAGGGCGGCATCGAAGGCTTTGCCTTCCGCGACGAAACCATCGCGGGTGGCGCGAAAACCTTCGGTCGCCTCGGCGAGCCGGTCGAAGCCGGCCGCGACCTTGGATTCGAGCCAGCTGAGGCGAAGTTGGGTCCACGGTTCCGGAAACTCCCGGTAGCGATGGCGGACCGCCGCGAGACCTTCTCGGGCTTCACCAAACTGCCCACCTTCGGCGAGATAGAACAGGCGATTGTGAATCGCGCAGAGGGAAAGGAACGGCTCCTGCAAGCCCTCGAGACAGCGCTCCGCCCTCTCGACGGCCGCGATCGCGCCTTCGAGATCACCGGTTTCCTTGTAGACGGTGCTCGCCGACAGCAGCGTCCGCGCCACACTCACCGGATCTTCGGCGAGCTGATAGAGCACTGCAGAACGACTGAAGAGAGCCTCACTGGCGGAGAACCGACGCTGATCACAGGCCAGAATCGCCTCCAGCCAGTCGAGCTCGGCGAGGGCGAGGGAATCGACCAGCTGCTGCTGACGGGCCATGGCGCGAGCGGCATCGAGTCGGCGCCGTGCCTGCCGAAGCTCCCCATCGGCTCGCAGCGCATTACCGAGATGGGCCAGGGAAAGCACCATCAACTCTCCCTGGAATGGCGCCGGAATGCGGAGGGAAACCTCATAGGCGAGCTCTGAGAAATGACGGGCCTCGGCCGCGGCCCCCGGCAGGGCCGCCCGACAGTCGCGCAGCAGAGCCTCCGCCAGAAACGGACTGCGGAAGCGTCTTCGGGCCCGCTGGACGCGACCCAAGCGATCTCCCGGACCGAGCCGAAGCAACGTCTGGTAGTCCTCCCTCGACCGCTGACGTTCGTCGGACAGCTCCCGATGAAGGTCCGCCGAACGGCGGCGGACGCGAGCAAAAACATCGTCCATCGCGGCACCGTCGTCGGCGACCTCGGTCGGCTCGCGTTGGAATCGCAACAGTTCCTCGCGACAGGTCGGACAGATCTGAGAGAGGTGGCTCAGCACCCACTGAGTCACGCTCTCCGCATCGACCTTGCCAGAATCAAGGGCGCGCAAGATTTCGGCGGTGATATGGATATCCGTCACAAGTCCTCCCGATCGGTGTCCCCTGATATTGGGTGTGAGGAACTTCGAGTTTTCGTGACAAAAAGATCGCGCCGGCGCACCTCGAGCGACGCACCGGCGCTGTTTCAACGGGCCGCCACACCTCCCCCAGGATCCATCTGACCTCCACCGTCATCTCCTTCATGGGTCGGCTCGCCGTTCCCCGTCGTCTCCTCCGGAGTCGAGCTCGAGCCCGCCCCGAAGGACTCCAGGAGGTTCGACCAGAACAAGGCGAGACGACTCGACGGTGTCCTCGCTTCGAGCTCCGGAGCGCCGTAGAGCGAAAGCCCCAACGACGCCATGCAGACAATCAAGACGAGGAGAACGAGGTTGCGTGCACTTCTTCGCATAGTCCACTCCCCCTATGGACGGGTCGAAATGGGGGCTTCGATGCCCCTATCGCCCGCCGCCACTTAGAAGAGTGCCTCAAAGCGTAACGATTGCGTCAAGAAGCAAAAAAATCATCGGCCAACGACAGGCCGAGGGCGGCTTCTCGAGGCGATCCCATCTCGCGGAAGCCCCGATCCGCTTGCAGGCAGCTAGCAGGTTGCTGAGAAGCCTGCGACCGAGCACGCAAGGGCTCGGCGGCGAAGCCGCAAGACGGGGTGAGCCCCTGCGCGAGCCGCCGAAACCGCACTTTTTCGGGCCGGACCGCGCAGGCGAGGAGGCGCTCAGCCCCTTTGATAAACGGCAAGCAGCGCTGAAAAGCTCGCGAAGCGCGACTTTCTCAGCAGCCTGCTAGCGCAGCCAGCGGCGGCCGAGCAAGTAGGCGAGCAGCAGCACGAAGAGGAGAATCGTAATCATGATCGATCTCTGGTGACAGGCCCACCAACGGCGAGCCGGCGGTTGCTCGAAGGGCACGAACTCACCGTCTCCAAGCACCATGATGCCGGCCCAGGCCTCGACCGGCAGCCCCTCGCGACGCAGCGCATCCTGGGTCTTGCCGAGGGCCTGGGCAACGGAGACGCCTTGCACCAGCTCGCGATAGAAAGAGGTAAAGAAATACTCCGCATGCGCATCCTGCAGGGACCAGTAACTACCGATGACCACACGCGCTCCCGCCTCGAAGAAGGCGCGCGCCAGGCCGAGGGGCCCCTCCCCCTGCAGGATGCGTCCGGTCGCACCGCGGCAGGCCGACAAGACCACCATGTGCTGATCGAGATCGAGATCGACGATCTCGGGAATCGAGAGCCGCCCATCGTCGTCACCGGTCCCGGAGGTCAAGAGCACCGCCGAGCGCTCCGGCTGATCGCGATCGGTCATCGCATGGGTGGCGAAGTGAAGGATCTGGAAGTCCGAAGGCGGCGTTTGCTTCAGCCGCCCTTCGGTGGCCTCGGCTCCCATCCAGGCGCGGCTGCCACCACCCAGCACGCAGACGATCTCGCGACCCTCCCGCCGAGCATGGGGCAACGGACCGAGGTCCTTGCGCGCCAACACGCGCTCGAGCCTTTCCACCTGGACCGGCTCATCGCTGAGATCGGCAACCTGTAGCGGCACCGGATCGGCAAAGACCAGGGCTGGCGTCGCGAAGGGCGGCTCGGCCCGGGCTCGAGTCTGGCGCTGCTCGAACCAAAGGGTCGCCGAGGGCACCACCGAGAGGCTGAAGCGCTCGGTGATGGATCGCCCGTCGCCGAGCTCGACGAGGGCGAAGGGGAAGCGGTGGAGATTGCCATCGGGCACGATGGTGAGCTTGGTCACCTCCGGCGGCAAGGCCGCGATCGGCCCTGCGAAAAGCGACTCGGTCAGCGCCGAGAGAGGTCGCGGCAGCAATGGGTCGGCCGGCAAGTTGCGCTCGAAGAGATTGAGGAACATCCTCACTTGGTCCTCCACCTCGTCGCCGGACGGCAGACGGAAGATCTCGACGCTTTTTGGACGCAGAACCAAAGCCCAGGAGCCGCCGGCGAAGGATCCGTTGGCATAGCGATCCCGCGCCATCTGGAAGGTGAGCAGTGCTTCATCCGGCGCCATTCGCGCCTGCACCTGCCGGAGGTCCGGAATCAGTGCTTCCCAAGAGTCGTCCTGGCGGCGAGCCACGGGCCCCAACAGCTCCAGCAGATTCCGCGCCCTGACCCGTTCGGCGAGAACGAAAGCCTCCTCGACCGCCGCCGACGGCTCCAGCTCGGAGGTCGCCTGTGCGAGGAGGCGACCACTGACGGTGGCGTAAAGGCGACGCCAGACAGCGAACACTTCGGCTCGGCTGCCGCGGCTCTGCTGTTGCCGTCGAAGCTCTTCGATCTCCTGCAGATAGGCCTGCGACTTCGTCAGGGCATCCTCGAGGCCGCCCATTCTTGGTTCTTCCCAAACGACCTCGAGGGCATCCTCCAGCATGTTCAAGCGCACGCTGCCGCGCTGCCCGGCGAGCAAGGCCTCCACCTCGGCAGTACTGGCCTCGCCAGCCCTCGCCGCCAGCAGCGAGCTTCGGCAGTAGAGCGCCTCGGTCCTCGGCCGGTCGGCGGCGAGCTCGAGGCAACGCTCGAAGTCGGCTCGTCCGTCCTCCTTGCCACGCAAGCGCCCGAGCTCATTCCAAGCCAACATCTCGAGACCGACGGATCCGGTCGCTTCGGCCAGCTCGACGATGCGCGCGAGCTTGGCTTCGAGATCGCCGATTTCTCCCTGCAGCACCCGGAACACCACCTGGTCGTAGAGACTGCGAGCCTCGGTGCTGAGAGCGCCGTGCTCGCGCGCCCAATCGGCGAGCTCGCGCAGCACACCTTGCGCCGCCGCGTAGCGCCCCATCTCACCCAGCGCCTTGGCCAGAACGCTCAGGCTGGTGCGATAGACGTCGCGATCCAGGCCCGTCCGCGGCGCGACCGCGCGGATCCGCTCACAGGTTTCCTGCACACCCCTAAGGTCCTCACCGAGGCGGAATTGGCGCTCCGCCCGGAGTAAATCGAGCCGCAGGCAAGGCACGTCCGTCGAGCCGGCCTCGGGACACCTTTCTCCCAGAAAGCTCGCCAGCTGGCGCTCCCGCTGCTCCGCCTGGTCGAACCGACCGCGCGCCAGCTCGAGGCGCGCCAAGACGATGTGGCAGGAAACCACTCCCTCGAGATCATCGGCGGCGCGGAACTCCGGCAGCAGGTCCAGGATGGCCGCGATCGTCCCAGCCCGGTCCGATCCATAGGTCAACAAGGCACGAAAGTACCGAGTCCATCGTGAGCTCGGCTCGGCGGCGAGTCGTGTGAGATAGAGCCGGCGGGCCTCCGGCCCGGAACGGGAGGCGCGGAACAGGCAGATCAAGCGCTCGCGACCGCCGGCCGCGTGGGCGTCACAGGAGGCCAAGGCATCGACCGCCGACGGCGCTTCGGCCTCGGCGGCCGCGGGCCTCGAGACCACCGAGGAGGCGGCGACCGCCAGGACCAGCCATCCGACCATGGTCGCGACTCGGAGACGACGCCAGGCGCCGAGCAAGCTGCGTCGGGCCGGCCTGCGCCCGCCCTGCGCCGCG is drawn from Acidobacteriota bacterium and contains these coding sequences:
- a CDS encoding antitoxin encodes the protein MRTTVTLEEDVAQRLRETMAQSKVSFKQALNDALRRGLRGPRDDEDAFVVEARPMGLRAGLDPARLSDLAGELEEERFLALTRRLRGDGE
- a CDS encoding M28 family peptidase; translated protein: MHRSKFLSGFVVVLTLGLAGGATASAERLAVLDIDGIGHQRLEDLKQEDGIRWWVELDQELLVAVEGDDLRVSSKASFDIEGPLFLVRTGHGHQLDDLAGTQRLTSGGGWAVVSAAGRGELEAHLLHEGHAGCARHPGVFPLRPNTVLARQAANDPPRLGTVFDPGLQDLVDEVDADRWFNDASTLAAFNRWTRGGEILQARDWLVDQFEAVAGLAVTTESFAVGADTGFNVIATLPGTSQPDDWLIIGAHYDSVSQNPSSAAPGAEDNASGCSGVLQLARILSRRSPAATLIFICYAGEEQGLFGSTDHASKLVNSGNNSKVQGVLIMDMIGFTADSDLDSLLEANSGSQSLIQLFADAGNAFSDLRIVTSLNPFGSDHVPYLNRGMRALLVIENDWDQYPGYHRTSDLPANLDRDMGGETLKMNVAAIAHLAGVNATSTTIFEDGFESGNLGAWTESAP
- a CDS encoding CHAT domain-containing protein, with translation MVGWLVLAVAASSVVSRPAAAEAEAPSAVDALASCDAHAAGGRERLICLFRASRSGPEARRLYLTRLAAEPSSRWTRYFRALLTYGSDRAGTIAAILDLLPEFRAADDLEGVVSCHIVLARLELARGRFDQAEQRERQLASFLGERCPEAGSTDVPCLRLDLLRAERQFRLGEDLRGVQETCERIRAVAPRTGLDRDVYRTSLSVLAKALGEMGRYAAAQGVLRELADWAREHGALSTEARSLYDQVVFRVLQGEIGDLEAKLARIVELAEATGSVGLEMLAWNELGRLRGKEDGRADFERCLELAADRPRTEALYCRSSLLAARAGEASTAEVEALLAGQRGSVRLNMLEDALEVVWEEPRMGGLEDALTKSQAYLQEIEELRRQQQSRGSRAEVFAVWRRLYATVSGRLLAQATSELEPSAAVEEAFVLAERVRARNLLELLGPVARRQDDSWEALIPDLRQVQARMAPDEALLTFQMARDRYANGSFAGGSWALVLRPKSVEIFRLPSGDEVEDQVRMFLNLFERNLPADPLLPRPLSALTESLFAGPIAALPPEVTKLTIVPDGNLHRFPFALVELGDGRSITERFSLSVVPSATLWFEQRQTRARAEPPFATPALVFADPVPLQVADLSDEPVQVERLERVLARKDLGPLPHARREGREIVCVLGGGSRAWMGAEATEGRLKQTPPSDFQILHFATHAMTDRDQPERSAVLLTSGTGDDDGRLSIPEIVDLDLDQHMVVLSACRGATGRILQGEGPLGLARAFFEAGARVVIGSYWSLQDAHAEYFFTSFYRELVQGVSVAQALGKTQDALRREGLPVEAWAGIMVLGDGEFVPFEQPPARRWWACHQRSIMITILLFVLLLAYLLGRRWLR